The Seriola aureovittata isolate HTS-2021-v1 ecotype China chromosome 16, ASM2101889v1, whole genome shotgun sequence genomic interval ATTTTCCCTTATTTCCGTGCGTTTCCCTTATGTCTTTTTCTTAAGAATCTGTTGCAGCATGCTTGACTGCATTTGTGACCTATGGATGACGCTttctgcgtgcatgtgtgtccgGTGGAGACTGTGACTCAGATGCTCTGCTCAGTACATTTCAGCTATAATTACTCCCTATTTACCGCACCCTGTTCCCCAAATACTGGGTCTACAGGTTGGATGTCAGAGCACTTTGACGCAATTATGCTGTTTAATCAGACTGAACTGTTTTGCTGGGGAAAACTATCATTTGGATGGACTAGATtctgttttccctgtttttcatttctggGTCCTTGTCTTAAATGTAAACCAACAATCTTTCAATTCTTCTTTATGGTTTTCATTTCCAGGTTTCAAACGTGGAGCAGATCCAGGAATGCCTGAACCCACAGTCCTAAGGTAAGGACAGACTGGTGTGAGATTTGTGCTTCCTGTCCAATCATGTATTTGATTCAACAAGCAGCACACAGAATGGTGTGAAATGCGACACTAATGAGTTTATCTTTAATCGTGGAATGGCAGGGCTAACTGTCGTTTCAAGTCATTTTAATTACTAACGGCAAAGTGAAATCCCTAGTTGTGCACGTTGTGGCCTGTGTATTAATATTGTGGTGATagtggcaaaaacaaaaaacctaaTTATTTTGTGTGAGGGGATGATTTTAGTCAAATTGCGGTCGTTATTTTCAATAATTTGGGACTGAAAATAATTCTTCTGCATATTTAGTACTCATCAAGATGttgctattttatgactttattacaGTCTAGTAACTGCTGGGTTAAAAATAACCCAATATGGGTTATTGAAGACTTGGAGCTCGAAGGTTACAACCAGCTCCAGGGATATAAAGAATCAACATCCAATTTTTAAAACGTGAAGACCTGCTGAGAGAAAATCTATGTTAGTAAAAAGGTCAACCATTTTCTCCCTCATGGCCATATGAATTATCTTAGCCAAGAACTTAGGGTTCCAGTTTTCACTTAATCTTCCAGAAGACTCCAGATTTAATATTGAGAAATCTGAGTACATGAGAAAGATGCAGAAGAAGTAAGACACTAACAATAATCGATAGTCAGACTTATTCTGTGAGATGTAAGTTCAAAATTCAAACTAAAGAAATGGTGTGCTCATCTCCAGTGTCTTCAGAGTATGATGGGTGCTGACCCAAAAGGTGCGGAAATTGCAAGAAAGTTGTCAGCACTTGAAGATTTAATATCTTAATCCACAGTAGCTGAACAAAATGAACACGTTTCAGCTTTCTTTAGTGCGGAAAAAAGCTTAgagttgggaaaaaaaaatgcattaggaaataacaaaagcagcagaaaccCTGAAATTAAGAgttgataatgataatggttAACATTAGGATTCCGTGTCCTGAATCTACCCTAACCCTGAAAAGCTCAAACAAGCTCCTCAGTGTGATGTTGTCTTCCTAAATATGATTGTATAGGTGTATGAGGTGGTAGTATTTtgatttgtgttgtgtgtcataTTCAAGAGAGATTCACACCTGGGCGCTGACCCCAAGATGGGGGGAGTCCAGCTTCACACACGTTGACAGTCAGATAGCAAGACATTAATACAGAAACAGCTTTGGCTGTGCATGTTATGAtaaagtcccccccccccccccccccccttagaTAAGTTTGCATAGTGATTGACTTTGTAAGTACAGTTCTCACTCACAAAGAGATCTAACCCTTTGTATGCCACCTGGTAACTATATTTACAACATACTGTAACCATTTTCCTTCCTACTGTCACCGTCTTCAAAGACCGGAAGTTCAGTAGTGTACgttttgtgttttatagtgatgacagtgacatacagtatgataCAGTGGGAAAGAAGCTGACTGCTATGTTGTGGTTTGCCTTGTGTGGGTTCATTGTAGTGTGGTTAGTTACTTTACTTACAAAACCTGTGCTTGACAGTCCCTTAGACATGCAAATTGATCCAGTATCGATGACGCCAGCATTGTCTTcactttatcatcatcattttaaatatttattacttttagttaagacagaaaaacaacacacttatacataaaataatttCCTGCTTTACCAAAAGTTTCCATTTATCTTTGTATATTCATCCATATTAAAGGAATTAAACATTTGACCTCTAGTaaacaaagtttaaaacaaatttgTCTCCTTAACACCTCGAGCTTCTGACACCTGTAAATCCTGAGCATCCAGCTATTTGTAGTGAGCAAGATTACTTGAAATTACTTAATGTACTCAAAACATTGCAGGCAGTAACTGGAAAAGATATGGTTAATATcttattgtgtgtctgtgttagcGCATGTGTATACAATGTACACCACATTAAACCCCTTGAGATGTACCATTTTGTTGTCAAGGGGATTTCTTCGGTTCGTGATGGTGAATCTttcatgaatataaaaaaaaaaaaatggataaacTTTCGAGGGCATCTTTGGTGTCTTTGGAAGTCAACTTgaaccttttattttattcttttctctaGTTTGCTTTGGGGCTGATGAGCATCTCCACATAGCCaatcccctctcctcttcaaGACCATGTGACGCACCTGTCTTGGAAGTCTGGGAAAGGgacattatttttcactttcctctccACAAATCATACTGTCCAATGTCTGAGAAGTGATGAATAGATGTTATCTGTGGTGATATTCTGTATGGCAAACAGCCATATGGATAGTGTTGGCAACAGGGATGGAAGATATTTGGATAAACAAAATGGAATCAAGCCTGTTCCTGAAAGTATGTTGTGCTGACTATCAGTTGGTATTTTGTTTATGAATGTATGACACCGATGTTAGGATATACCATTCGttccatgttttcctctttttatttgtaatttaaagtttcagaaaataaatccttgacaaaatgtcacttttgtcttttctttatcttgattgaaaaaaaaaaaaaaaaaaagttagaaaatgTGTTGCCTCTTAAATGTGGAAGGTGTTGAAATGAAGAAACTTGCTTCTTTTCTATGCAaatcttttaaattattatttattaagtcACTCACTGGTAGCATGTGTTCAAAACACAGCTTAGTTTGCAGTTTACACATGATAATTAATAGCTAAcagtaatataaataaaaaacagtttacaaaaatagatgataaaattatttattttttatttattaaaaacaattcaAGTAACAGCAGAAGAGTCAATTGTCACAATCCACAAATGAATCGACATCAAAATCATTCTATCAAGTACAAATTGTATTTTCAGTGCAAGTATCACACAGTCATGGATTTTCCTATGACCAATAAATAACTTTTCACCAAGTATAAATAGGTTAAATAAGAGATGCAGTAGTGGGTGATTCAAGTTGTCAGGCGTAcaatattaaatacaatacattGCTATAGAGTCACCACACCTACTGTTAGTGCACTCACTCTGAGAAGAGTAACAGTGTTAACACCATCTGGTTATCTGAGGCATTCCTTCACAACTGAGTTTTAGTAGTGCCCTGTTTGTAATATTTAGGCATCATTACTTGACGAATTTTTCGTCTGTTATCACAAAGGAATTGACGGAGTTGCTGCAGGATGCTGAGTGTGGTCATCCTTCTGTGGAAAGCATCAGGGTTGTTTacgtgctgcagcagctgctcctcctgGAGGCTGGTCAGCACTTTGACCTTGCCAGGTTTCCCCATCTGAGGGGCAGAAGCAGCAGTGGTAATATATGAGTAAGCAGTGTTGTGTCATGGTAATACATCTAAGATGTAACACAAGAGCGAACATTACAAAGTCCTTTACAATATGATATTAACATGTCGTAAGTATCCTGTCATGTATCATGTACAAAAAGGGAGCCAAATCAAAAGCTATAACATACAGAccccccctgtgtgtgtgttcatgcagcaCATCAGACCTACCTCTCCTTTGATCTGGCTGATCAGGCCCTGGCTGTTGTTTCCAACTTCTGAGAGGCTTGAACTGTTGGGGTACTCCTTCTCCACATGCTTTAAAAGAACCACGTAAGTTTCAAGGCCTTCAGCCACCCAGCGGAGACAAGCTTcctgaagagaggagagaagatcACTCGGTGTTCAAATGAACCTCAtcacctgtgtgttttatcagtgtAACTgaagcaaagaggaggagacctACTACCTTGTTTGAGCTAGGGCACTTTGCAGGAAGTGAGGAGATTTTATATTTGACCAGAGAAGATTCTGTTACTTGGAATCCATCTTCTTCACCTACCtttggaaaataaatgtaaaaattgaTAATTACTCATCTAAGCAATGGCAAAAATACCATAGTCCAGATAAGTTCCTGAAGGATAAAGCACTTACCTCCTTGATGAGACCTTCGAGTTGATTAATGATCAAGTCCCAAACCTGGGAGCCACTCAGGGGGGCAGTGGGCATCCCATCCTCCTCACCTGAGGTGTCACCTGCCGGACTGTTGGTGGGCTCAATTTCAACTGGAGCTCCGAGACcgcacagcagcagagctgccaGCATCACTGCTGAGACCAAGCAGGCATCTgtccagagaggaagagcatgaatgactgaatgaatagaaagaggaagaaactcAAGAAACATGCGCACAGGCACAGGCTGCAAATCACTTACTGTGTGTAGAGGGCATGTTGCGCTGCTGGGAAGCACTTGTTGAGTTTCCACTGATGCTGATTGCTGTCAGGGCCAGAAGGAGTTGCCCTTTCTTAGCGATGGGCTGTCATTTTATATTCTTCAGTTTGGAGGGATTTCCCAATATGTCTATGCTAAAAGCAGGAATTAATAGTATGTGTCAAGCATCCGGTCTGTGGGATACGTTAGTGGTTGGTGATTTTGATGAAGATGGTCAGAATGTTCATCTTCAGTAAGATCAGGGATAAAACCTCATGTACAAGAAAATccctatgatattttttttaaagggaaaatcctctcaaaaccaaacatttgCATATAACGGTATTCCAATAATGTGTGATGGTAAAATCAGTATCGATTGATGAGTGAGGAAAAGTCAAATTTACGGTggatttttggatttttaatttttaattttactaaCAAATTGGGGGATTCGTTTTAGTTACTTCCTCAAGCCTTTCTTCCCCAGTAAGCAACCCTTGTGTGATCGTTTCATCAGCCTCACTTTCTGATGAAATGATGTGTAAATGTCACACAGGTAGGCCcatatattctttatttaattcAGATAATAACTTAGAGGcatgtgaaatataaaattataaatgaaaacaaatgtaactgttgcatatgtttttttcctcctgcaatCAGtgattttcttgtttcttcacAGTGATGTTCTTCCTGTTCAAGTGTTAGGTGTGAGCTTGATCGATAGAATTAATAAAAGGATGAGGTAGTTCTTTTAATATCCTGATCACACAGCCCAGAAGATCATGTCGGAAGTGTAATTGATTTTGAATATATTAGTCAATAATATGATCATCTGatgttttccactttttaatATGATAGCCTATCCTCACTGGTCAGGGTCCTGTCAACAGCTTCACCTGGAATTTTTCAGTCTGATGATGGTTTGTCTGGGTTTAAATGGCTTTTAAACTGATTATTTATGCTGGTGCATTCAAGTGTTTCAATTTAATGCTACTTTATtcttctacttcactacatttcagggggaaatattgtactttgtactccactacatttatctgacagctagCTACCAAAGTCTGATTAGGATTATACATACTACATTATTCCAGATCAAACCAGTGCTTGCCAACCATTTTAGATTACGACCTATTACAAAAGAGCAGCGTGTAGTTGGGAATCCATGTTATGTTTCAGATTTGTGAATAAGTATTTGGTAATAGTTCTACTAAAGAGACAACTCCATCCCTTTAAATAACCAATTGATGCCCAAAGGTCAAATGATTACATATTTCCCAACAAacgcaaaaaacatcaaaatatgaaTACACATTTGTTTCACAATTTGGttttttcccttctcctctcccatGTATTATATCGTGACCCCCTCAGATTTATCCTTTGACCCTTTGGAGGGGGCCTGAACCTTAAGTTCAAAACAAGCCTCTTAATGCTAGCTTCACCTGGACAAGCGTGCTAGCTAGTATAATGCTGCCTACAAACTAATGTATCAACAACCTAATTAATGTCACATATATCAGTCATATTGGACATTTTAATGGAAAACATAACGTACATTTTGTTGACAgtgcttttgtatttttacttaagaTTTTGACAGAGATGGGGACTCATGTTTGCAACCTGCACTCAATTGTACTAAGGTACTACACCGAGTTATACCGAACTTGGTTAGGTTATGGAACATGGGCTTTTAAGAACCTGCTACATTTTGGGGCAGATACGGAGTATTTCCCGTCGTTTAATTTTTTTCTAGGAATTGCGGTGCATGTCGGGGAGTGCCACGGTTGGCTagggcaagagagagagcaagactgagagacaggaagaaggagagagatgacGCTGTGTCCGTGGTGATCCTTCCAATGGAGCAGGCTCAGCGGCTATCATCTTCCCCTGCGGCAACAAGCAGGAGCAGAGTGAGTTCAGGACCACAGCTCATGGTGAGTCGAGTTTTTCAGAATAAGCAGTAGGCTCAGGACATCAGGTATCTAGTTTTATATAGCAAGATAATGTTGTATTGTTTcgttttctgctgttgttttatcagAAATTCTAATATGAAGTACTCAAAGTCTGTGATTAGCTCAGATCTACAGAATTTTATTAAAAGTCccataatttaaaaagtaagatttccatgtctgttgattataaagcaggtatAAGTGCTGTTTTAAACACTGTGAAATTATCAAAACGCTAAATCCTTGGAGAAATGCATACAGTCCATATTCAGAAACAAACAATTAGGACCTACATGAATTTGTGAAGTCACAATGAAACAGTCACCACGCTCAGCTATGGCCCCAGCACGGCCATGAAATCTGCTATAGTCTTTATTAAGGAATCTTACTAATGTTTTGTTTGGCTGATCTTTTCAGCTTCTCATCTTTTGCCGACCCTTTTGCCTAATGGGTGAGTTGATGAGAATCAGTTCAGTCATCTtctacaaaatgttttcaagaaTCCGATTAACATTTGTTATTCTCTACACTGTACAATTAAGAAGTTAAGAAAATATAGTAGTAAgttaaaacagtcaaaacatATATTGTCGAGTCATGTTATCTCACTTTCCAAGAAAAGAGGAACTATTGAGATACATTATTCCTTATTAAGAATAAATGCGTATGCTCAAGGAGTCATGCGTCAGGGTGGAGTAAGCATTACACTGTACTGTAAGATACAACGTGCTGACCTTTAGGTGTTAAATCACCAAGTGTCTGTCAGTCCCCTGTATTGACTTGTGTCCAAAAGAATTAAATATTGTCTCAGGATATTTTCTTAGAATGTCTCAAGAAAGCTAGAAATTTGTCCTGCTGACTTGATGATAGTGATAGAGAGGCTTAGTTACTACAGGACTTTCTTACTTCTGAAGCAAGAGGATAACTTGGTTTGCTTGCAAACTTACAATTTTAGTTTGAATACAATTAATTCATATTTCTAAGTCaacttgttattgttattttgccAGTTTCAAATATTGTGCTTGGTCCTTTTCAATAGCAGTGTTAATGCCTCTGCCTTAATctgaaaaactgaataaaatgagACTAATGTTGATTGTAATATGAAATTGTTGGTGTTCTAGATATGATACctttgtttgttatgtttcCATAGACAGATCGTGTCACATGTTTCACAAAATCAATTTTGGGACACCCCAAGGCATTAGTTTAAGCCCGCTCATATTCTCCCCAAACAAAGTTTTCCCCTCACTATCTGTAAAATGTATGATAACAGCCAGCCAACTGATTTATCTATGATCAAATGTTGGATATCTTTAAAAGTCCTGCACCTTAGTTATTTTGGATATTTAGTCAGATACCTCTAAATGTTAATAACACTAATGGCATAATTAAGGGGCATTTGGTTGACCAAGAACTTTGGTCCAGACAGACAGCTTTTGAATGGATTACCATTGAggtttgtacagacattcatggtctcaGAATatgaactgtcataacattgatgatcacctgacttttcctcttgcgCTGCCAGTTAAATTTGTTTGATAGTTGTCTAATGTCTATGTTCAATAGTTTGGGTTCCTGCAAATGGGAATTAAGTCGTTGCATGTACAATTTGCACTTGCTGTTGCTTTTCTTCTCAAGTTGTAGATGTGTCATTTGTGTAGCTATGGCCTGCTATGACCAAATTGGGGTTGGAGTCCTTCCACAgggacagaagagaggaagagttcCTGGCCTACTCAAGCCTGTTTTGGAGGTGGTCTCCCAGGTATTTGTGAGAGTACAGCAGTGTTTTGACTTTTGCTTCCTGATGCCAGAATAATAAGACTATGTTTGAGTCAGTAAAAGTGCAAAAGTGTGATTTGACTCTTGTTTTGTGGTCTTCATGAGTTCAACTTGCATCATAAAAAAGAGTGTCACTATCCAAGATATTCTACAGGATTTCGTCATTCTGTGAAACTTGGCTGGGATATGACGCTCATGACCAAAATATGACCCAAACCTGGATGTGAGCTGTGTGCTTCACATGAATTGTATACCACTTACTCACACATATTGTTTCCTCACTGCTTTCCCAAGATAGTGAAAGTGCATATGAAAGAGTTTCCGATAcctcatttcctttttccttaGACAAGAAAGATCAAAGAAAAGTCAGTCTGCCACCAACTTTCAGACATGTTTTTGCaactttatttccttttcaacTACCTTGCTTCTATTCACTTCACCATTGCAGCATATGTAATCATTAGTACTTCACCCCACAACCTCCATGAGATGCTTCATAGTCAAAATATCAATTTTAATTTCCCTGACACTATTTTTGGTAGGTAGTTTTCCCTCTGCCTGTCCACATTACTCATGGGGAATCAAACTGGAGAACTCCCAAAATGGGTCAAAGAAAAGAGTAAGCTGTGGGTTTGTGACCACTTTTGACCGGGGAGTGTTTTGGTACTTTTAGTGGACAATTTTGAGTCTTCAGAATAGCTCAGTGGTTGCAGAGTGGTGCCCGAGGTTATTGGGAAGTGCTGATCCTGGACATTCTCCTCCCCTGCTGAATGAGTGCTCAAGACACATTTTCACCCACAGAATTTTCTGTTAGGGCAAAATGCAAAGTTTTGGGTTAATATACATTTTCCACCTCTGAACCTTTATCTTAATGAGATGCACTCATGGATTTGGTCTATGTGTGATCACCAGGGTCAGTCTTGTTTGGGCTTTACTCAATATAATTAATTTACTCAATAtatccttaaaataaaaaaatttcagctcaaggtccatttagaaGCTGTTTTGACCATATCACAGCATAAGCTCAACTCCAACAGCAGCTTCCAAAGTCAAAAATGAACTTTTGAAACTTGTCTTTTAAGACCATGTGGATGAAAAGTTCTTAAAATGTTCCAAAGACAAAAATGGTAATGTGAAATTTTACAATTCCATAAGCAGGCCACCTTTCTCTCAAAGATCAAGTGATGTGGTTGACAGATGCAGAACGGCTATTAAATAAACCTGGATATAGTCctggatattattattattattattatatcattatattctttttctctgcctttttgcTGTATGTCCTGTATTATGCTGCATTATTGACAAATCTTGAGTTTTGTCTATTTACTGGGTAGTCTGAGGTCTTTATTCTTATTCAATCTCATTTTTAAGTGTAGATTATTGtcaaaatcatctttttttaagattaatttAGGTCATATGAATGTACATACatcatgtaaaatattgttATAACTGTATATGCTTTATATGCATTTATGAACATCTTTATTTACCAGTACCTCTGTAGCGATTCttgatgtgtgtgattgttctTTAACTTTTAGTTTAATTGTTTGTCATCATGTGATGCTGTTGTCATGGCCACACCTCCCTCTTTTGGGGTGTCACTTCTGGGGGATTCTTTCACAAATGTATATCATTACGCAATCATGTAATCTCTTTGTCAATTGGAGTTTAAACCTCGCCTAAAATCTTCACATCCACTACTATTGTTTACGCTGATGACAGCTCACAGGTCAAACACGTTTGTTCTTTGCCCCACATTAAACAAGAAGACTATTTATCTGTAAGTTCCGGCATTTTGTTTGTACAGTGAGTATTGCAAGTGCAAGTAAGTTAGTAGTGAAACCTAAATTGTCAGCGGTTGCTCAATTTCCCTTTTTCTCAGTTTCTGCAATAGAGAAAGTTGGCCTCAGAGTCAAAGGGCTCAAGCCTGTACAGCCCCCCTGCTGacacatatactgtagctgGGAGACTCATCTCAACATCAGGACTGACATTACAACCCGTATGAGTGACAACATCATAGCATTATAACTTATATACTGTTGCAGTGTtacaggttagggttagggtcagggTTAATGTTAGCGTTAGTGTTTAGGGTTTGGTTTCGGGCTTAGGGTTaggcctctgctgctgccactactgttgctgttgctgctgctgaatatGGAGGGGGTGCTACAAGGAGAGGATGACAACCAGGGTTACAGGTTAGGGTCAGGGTTaatgttagtgttagtgttttGGGTTTGGTTATGGGTTTAGGGTTGTGTAATTTAAGTTGTGGGTGTCCTGAAGGGGGGTCCTTCATCTTGGTGGTGAGCAGGACGTGTTGTGGACGTTGTGGCTGTCACTTAGGAGGACACTGGACAGCTTCTACTTGTCTGTGGATTTACTCAACAACAGCAGTTAGAACACAGTAACATTCTCTTGTGGATGGTGTAGATCTTGAAGCATATCAGTCTTTCAACACTTGTTGACACATTGACAAGTCATTAGACATGTGGGTTAGTCATAGAGAAAAAGTGTGGGAGCCACAATGCAGCCATTATTGTGGATCCAcagatttacatatttacatcgATGAGAAAGCCAAAACCTTCACATCAGCAGTCTTCTTGCAAAAAGAGCCACGTCATTAGGGGAAACAAGGTTGTTAGCAGGTGTGCAAGAACAGAAGTTTCAAACTCTGACAGTAGTTTTGACCGCATGGTCGGGCAAACACCTTTTGCCCACAGTGtacaaaatattcaaacatatAAACAGTCAAAAATCGTCTGCAGTCTATGTAAATTGTAATAGATACTTTAGGCAAGATGACAGGCCTTCATCAGTACATATAACTCAGCTACTTGGGCGGAGCACAAATTACATACCCTGCCTATGGCACATTGTCTCTAAGTCAAGTCTCTAAATCAAATTGTATGTTCATAGCAAGATCAGACAGTTCCAACAatcctgttaaaaaaatataactaCATGCAATCATTCTTAATCTAACcattacatttttgatttaatttaacactTATTGCTCTATTTTCAACATGCAGGAGTGCATCAATTGATCTAATTTCTAATTGTAGTTTCTATTGtcaatttttaattttgctATAAATGTTGTCTCTtcaacatttcttttcctcagaTTTTTGATGTGGAAGTATGTTGCCATCCGGGTGACGGCACCatttgttgaagaaaattcactcaagtcCTTAGTTCTAAGTTTGCTGTAGTGTAGTGAGTTTATTGTTATTCCAGAAtacagtaagactactgacacagagcGGCTCTGAAGCAATAGACTGACCCAGAGTGAAGGGCAGGGGGACAGTTATACagttgaagaaaaagaaaaggggggggggcaactgATACAGTTGATTTGGGGTTACAGACGTGTGGTCAGACAGGATAACAAGGTGTTCAAAAGGTGTAGAAACAAAAGGTAATTTCTCTAGAGTCCTTACAGTGTAACACCTAGGGTCAAGTTACCAGGGGGCCAGGAAGGGCCTTTAGATGAATCAACTAGTAAGATAAGGGTATTGTAAAATAGTGAGGAATTTAGCAATACAAAGGAAGAGGGCATTGCATACGGCCAGACAGGCGTCAAGTCCCAACTACccaattttgtattttcttcctcaatGCCAAAGCACTGCTTTAAGACACATGATTCAGCATATTTGTAGCTGTTCACCATCCTGACTTCCTTCCAGGCTTGCTCttgcttatgtttttttttagcttctgTTCCTCTAATGCTTCCACTGAAATTCTTATTACCAAGAAAGGGAGGGATCCAGTTGTAatagaatatatattttcaacTCTGCACTTTCACTTCAagggtttgtgtgtctgcatattcATATACATAAAGTAATCACATATCTTcccttgtttattttattgatttgtaCCATTTATATTAGAGATAATATTGACTTTAGTCATCTACTGTATTGTCATATGTGTAATGAAGGCTCCATGAGGGGAATGGTAGGATCCATTGAACTTCCCACTTGGTCTTTCCGAACTTCAATCTGTTTGTCGACAACCACATTTCAATTACATACTGGGAAAAGTCAAGTGAATCTAGTACCTAGATGAATCAGATCCTCTTTTAACTTTCATTATCAGTGAACGCAGTTAAAGTATCAGTTTTGTTCTCACAacttttaatataaattaatctTGAATTAATATTCCAGTGTTGCAATCTTTTACATTCTTTCCATTTGTCAGACTAGGGTCATGTAGAACCCTGTGCAtaatttatagatttttttatatgaacaatgTCTGTATATGTGCGTGTAGTACatattttgtgtatgtgcaaTTTAATAACCTGCTTATATGGTATACAGGAAACATTAAGTCACTTTGGAAAACAAAGCGTCCATCAAATGGTTGTGATGTGATGTAGTAGAACACATATGACACTTGGACACACGGAGCAGAACCTAAGCTCTACAATTGATCACCTACCCACTCTACTAACTGAACTATATCCATCTCATTCTATATACAGCCACACTGTACAGTAGGACATACATGTCATAGCGTCAACATGTCATATACAAAAAACATGTAATACTAAACACAAAAAAGCACATCAACTCAGTGTGAAATAAACTTTGAAAACAATATACTCaaatatgattatatattaaTAGCAGTTCTATGCTTTTCTATGAATTTAGTTGAGAATCCACTTATACTAATAACCAGATGGGAATGTCTGTTTTTGGATAATGGAGTGACCCTGACAAAACCTGAAAGAAATCGAGGTACTTCACCACATTGATATAAAAATCCAGAAATTCCAGTGTTACCATAAAGCAATCCTCCTCATTGATGCAATTGCAACTGTCTCATATGTTCCCTCTGGGTCTGGGGCTCCAGGG includes:
- the LOC130183303 gene encoding interleukin-6-like; the protein is MLAALLLCGLGAPVEIEPTNSPAGDTSGEEDGMPTAPLSGSQVWDLIINQLEGLIKEVGEEDGFQVTESSLVKYKISSLPAKCPSSNKEACLRWVAEGLETYVVLLKHVEKEYPNSSSLSEVGNNSQGLISQIKGEMGKPGKVKVLTSLQEEQLLQHVNNPDAFHRRMTTLSILQQLRQFLCDNRRKIRQVMMPKYYKQGTTKTQL